The sequence TCCAGCTATGAAACATAAACAATCACTTATAGAATAACCTTACTTTTGTAGTGTACTTTCAAAGAGTTTTCACATATGGCACCTATTAGATCATATCTTAATTCCTAGCTTGGCTAAAAATAATGATTTACCTTATCAATATTCTATTCTTAGgcaattaaaaatcttaattccATCAATTGTTAGTTCTTTTTACAGTGCTTTTATCAGTTTCATCTCCTTTTTGTGCTTTTTCTAGTGGTGTCTTTGGTGCATTGTGTGGGGTAGAGAATGAAAACTAAGATTGTGGGACATACCAAATACAATAAGCATACAGTAACTTTAGGGTTTTAATCCCTAAATTATTCAGACTGTAGGAATGGAGTTGCTTTTGTGGAAAAGGTATTCACTTTGTGTATGCTCATTCAGGTTTACATGTATTTGTTATTGTTGAACTTAGGATGGCCCGCACTATGGAACCAGTGGCAAAGAAGATCTTTAAAGGAGTTTTAGTAGCTGAACTCTTGGGCGTTTTTGgagcatattttttatttaataagatGAACGCAAGCCAAGGTAATCCTAATTCAGTAGTTCATGTTTTCTAGGGGGATGTGCAGTTTGCTAATACATTGAGGTACTAAACAGCATTTTTAGAGAAATTGCTTCTTCAGTATATTGGGCATtttgggttgctggaggggaggggtagggaaTGGGGGGCTAAatgatgggcattggggagggtatgtgttgtggtgagtgctgggtgttatgtaagattgatgaatcacagacctgtacttctgaaagaagtaatacattatattaacACTGAATGTTAACCTTTTTATGGACGTAAGAAATTTGGTGTTAATTATTGTGGACTTAATGACTCTTCTCCCTAAATGTTACTTGTAGACTAGGGAAAATGTTTCATACTTGGATTTTACTTGTCTGGGGCACAGAGCAAGTGTCTGGTCTGGCTTAGTTTGGGAACACAGGTGGAAGAAATTCAGCCTGCTGCTTATACCTCATTGTTTCGTAGACTGAGAAGTAGTGGTGGAGCTGAGTTGTCAAGTAACCAGTTTCAAAAGCGATCAGAGTTCCTCCTCTGCTATCAATAACTGGGTACTTAAAACCTTTCCCATGCCACCAGCTGCCACTGAAAAGGTGCTGTAACACATTCTGGAGGGAAATTTTATATTAGAGCCCTCaacttttaaaatgaggaaatgctgcttctctttccctaGAGCAGGTAATAGTAGTCCTGGGGGTGTGGCCATCTTTGAAACTTGTCATTTGTCCTCTTAAGGTACTTCACTGAACACTGTGCTCTAGGATGCTCAGCCACTTGTGAAGTATAAGtgtataaaagaaaacattcgAACAGTATCTAAAAACAAATTCAAGTTTCTAATTCCACAGCAAGGTAAAATGGAATCCAAGATGTATTCCAGTATTCCTTTACCTTGCTATGGAATTAGAAACTAGACTCTATCCGATTTTTGAAGTTGATCTCAAACTTCATAGTTACTAAGAGTTACACAATAACatggaaaaattacttttctaaataaatatttctaaataaattacaTCATATATATAGGCCAAATTTGAAAAAGTCCAAAGTAACTATGGGGGGACAACATGCAAGGCAAGTGCAAATTACACCCAGTGCAGCAGAGAGTTCCTGATTACCAGGACCTTAACACACATTTCTTATCTataggattcctgtctcatagaCCCTAGAGCTAACGCTAAATTATGGCTCCATGTTTTAGTATGATGAATTTCTAGTCATGTCTAATCTTAAGACCTTTCTTTCATCAGATTTCAGGCAAACGATGAGCAAGAAATTTCCCTTCATCTTGGAAGGTAGGTTTTTGCTTAAGAGTATAAAACAACTTTTTCAGGCACCCTTTAAGTTGAGGAATTTCTTTATGACCAATTAAAGgttaaaaggctttttttttggTGATGTCAGTTTCCAAGAAAAATTACCGTTTATCCCTATTTTAGCTCTTTCTGAGGACACATGGTGGCAGAAATTCTCTTTTGGAGATGAGTAGTTACCAGTGGTTGAAAACTTTGGAATGAAACATGTTTGAAGTGATGGTGACAAACCACAGCTTAAAACTTCAGTGTGACTTCTGATTTGCTAATTTCTTGAAGCAGTTTCTTTGTCCAATAGTGGTAATTGTCCACCTTATGAATAGTTGTAAGGGTTAAACAAGATGACATTATGTAATCACTTAGCACAATCATCTGGTATAAAGTAATGCTTAATAAATAGTGCTCATTATAAAACTTAGTATGGATGTTGGAGGGCTTTCGATGACATATGTATCCtattatctttctcattttacCATGTAGAAATAAGGAAAAGTGGTTTGATTTCTCTCAATATAGTTTAATTTTAACACCTTTACATGATTTTATAAATGAcagctatatttatttatagtttattacAAATCCATTGAAAAGTCCGGAATGTATGGAGTCAGAGAGCAAGATCAAGAAAAGTGGTTGAATAGCAAAAATTAGGAGTAAGTACAACttaatttataattagaaaactcattttctttgctttttaattttttgagtggTTTTTGGcctcttctttttgaaatttttcttcttcttgatgaTACTTTTCACATCTCTGTTGTGCAGCCAGTCATCGCGTTCAGCCTCCCATCTAAGCTGTTTGTGACCtttgtgggggaaaagaaagatgagCACACCACATTGTGGACTCCTGGCCCCATAGAAGAAGACAGAAACTTCTGGTCTCCCATGGCTTACAGTCATTTCCCATCTATTTTGCAAATCCCTGCATTTGTTTGTTGCTTTCCTTTGGCATTTATTGTTAAAGATTACTGTTTAACAAATAAAAGActaggagaagaaaggaacaaaatgctctaaagattttatttccccTGAACactttctttgggaaaagaaCAGAAGCCAGTAACTTATCAATATCAGAATAAAAATGTCTATAAAGTACTTACAAAGTTACTTGGCAAATTCCTATTATATAAAAGCAACCTGTCTAGATAAAAAAACTAAAGTAACTGTTTAAAGTAATTACAGTCTTTATTGCTGTAGTCTAAATGCTTTTTAATCC comes from Mustela nigripes isolate SB6536 chromosome 7, MUSNIG.SB6536, whole genome shotgun sequence and encodes:
- the CEBPZOS gene encoding protein CEBPZOS, whose product is MARTMEPVAKKIFKGVLVAELLGVFGAYFLFNKMNASQDFRQTMSKKFPFILEVYYKSIEKSGMYGVREQDQEKWLNSKN